Proteins encoded together in one Cenarchaeum symbiont of Oopsacas minuta window:
- a CDS encoding ribosomal protein L7ae codes for HNDRITAYNMVTLLEKTLKDSIKKGNCIFGQRQVAMTASKAKLIVVSESAESNFADKLKVPYKVFDGTSVALGKFCGVQFRVSTVSILSIPDATVRSIIGEGENNA; via the coding sequence CATAATGATCGAATAACTGCTTACAATATGGTGACCCTCTTGGAAAAAACGTTAAAAGATTCGATAAAAAAAGGCAATTGCATATTTGGGCAAAGACAGGTTGCCATGACTGCATCAAAGGCAAAGCTCATAGTGGTGTCAGAGTCTGCAGAGTCTAATTTTGCTGATAAACTCAAAGTTCCATACAAGGTATTTGATGGCACATCTGTTGCACTAGGCAAATTTTGTGGCGTACAGTTTAGAGTCTCGACAGTGTCAATATTGTCTATACCTGATGCCACAGTCCGATCAATAATTGGAGAGGGCGAAAATAATGCATAA
- a CDS encoding transcription elongation factor NusA, producing the protein MKQSIKLSTEQLQYISLFQKITYTQAKDCIEDEKLDRVIFIVEPGNLGKAIGKGAINIKSLNNKIQKNIDIVEYDKDPKKFIANAINQKLVTDVEITKDDDGLSRATVIVDANNKGLAVGRNGRNVERAKIIARRYFDIVNVMIDTPQKAMMEL; encoded by the coding sequence ATGAAACAATCTATAAAATTATCTACAGAACAATTACAGTATATCTCACTGTTTCAAAAAATCACGTATACACAAGCAAAAGATTGCATCGAAGATGAAAAACTCGATCGTGTGATATTCATAGTTGAACCTGGTAATCTAGGCAAAGCTATAGGCAAGGGTGCGATCAACATAAAATCACTAAACAATAAAATTCAAAAAAACATAGATATTGTAGAATACGACAAAGATCCAAAAAAATTCATTGCAAATGCGATAAATCAAAAACTTGTAACTGACGTAGAGATAACAAAAGATGATGATGGACTATCTCGTGCAACCGTTATAGTCGATGCAAATAACAAAGGTCTTGCAGTTGGACGTAATGGACGCAACGTAGAGAGGGCAAAAATTATTGCCCGTAGATATTTTGATATTGTAAACGTAATGATAGACACGCCGCAAAAGGCAATGATGGAGTTGTAA
- a CDS encoding ribosomal protein S12, which produces MAKSPLGLFAGRVLRLKRKKQRWAISRYKRRELGLDRKANPLAGSPQARGIVLEKVGVEAKQPNSAVRKCVRVQLIKNGKSITAFLPRDGAMNFIDEHDEVHVEGMGATQGGAMGDIPGVRFKVFKVNDTSLHELVIGKKEKPRR; this is translated from the coding sequence ATGGCAAAATCTCCACTTGGTTTGTTTGCAGGGCGCGTTTTACGATTAAAACGTAAAAAACAACGTTGGGCAATCTCTAGATACAAACGACGCGAACTAGGGCTTGACCGTAAGGCAAACCCGTTGGCAGGCTCTCCACAAGCGCGAGGCATTGTTTTAGAAAAAGTTGGTGTAGAAGCAAAACAGCCAAACTCTGCAGTCAGAAAATGTGTTAGAGTACAATTAATCAAAAATGGCAAATCCATCACAGCATTTTTGCCACGTGATGGAGCCATGAACTTTATTGATGAACATGATGAGGTACATGTGGAAGGAATGGGTGCAACACAAGGTGGTGCAATGGGAGATATCCCTGGTGTACGGTTCAAAGTATTCAAAGTTAATGACACCTCATTGCACGAGCTAGTCATAGGTAAAAAGGAGAAGCCTAGAAGATGA
- a CDS encoding ribosomal protein S7, which produces MTETKNMLLFRTWDTSGIEIIDPGLKTSISLRNSVLPYTYGRSALKRFNKNDTNIVERLANKLMHFGKKYAKNTGRMAGKKTRAINTVKAAFTLIELKTGKNPVEVLVRAVEMSAPNEDTTRIVYGGTVYHVSVDVSPIRRVDLALRFIADGVKEAAFSNPTTVEEYLANHLILAAANDQSAPSVKKKHELERIAQASR; this is translated from the coding sequence ATGACCGAAACAAAAAATATGCTATTGTTTAGAACATGGGACACATCTGGAATTGAAATAATCGACCCTGGTTTAAAGACCTCGATATCGCTACGTAACTCTGTATTGCCATATACATACGGCCGTTCGGCATTAAAGAGATTTAATAAAAATGACACAAATATTGTCGAAAGACTTGCCAACAAGCTGATGCATTTTGGTAAAAAATATGCAAAAAACACTGGACGTATGGCTGGTAAAAAAACACGTGCAATAAACACAGTAAAGGCAGCATTTACATTAATTGAACTGAAAACAGGTAAAAACCCCGTGGAAGTTTTGGTGCGCGCTGTGGAAATGTCAGCTCCAAATGAAGATACAACTAGAATCGTTTATGGTGGTACAGTCTATCATGTCTCAGTGGATGTCTCTCCAATAAGACGTGTAGATTTGGCATTGCGCTTTATTGCCGACGGCGTAAAAGAAGCTGCATTTTCAAACCCAACAACAGTTGAAGAATATTTGGCAAATCATCTAATCCTTGCTGCTGCAAACGATCAATCTGCACCATCTGTTAAGAAAAAACACGAGCTAGAACGTATAGCACAAGCTTCTAGATAG
- a CDS encoding ribulose-phosphate 3-epimerase gives MGLNYCKIKKNVKTARNLVIDGTTDAGSGHPGGSFSMAEIVGTLFGKHLRYDPKNPSWEDRDRLVLSKGHAAPGLFSNLAVAGYFDSSQLLTLRKFESKLQGHPDLKCPGVEFCGGSLGIGLSFSLGVALAGRMDNKDYHVYTIMGDGESNEGQVWEAAMAASKFKTDNLTVILDRNFIQQDSFTEKIMPLDECLLDDNISKMWKNSSRWRTGAKWKAFGWNVIEIDGHRIEQISDAINSAKKTKGMPTIIIARTIKGKAVEHMEDNPAWHGKAPASDIAPIIRSELDMQFSIAPSIIAGDMQNLDKEVERCVDARADMIHMDVMDGKFVSNKTFGYEKLAQLRLLTVIPFDTHLMIKEPLKHVKEYAEAGSDIITVHAEECDEYSFGEIHDYLHSNDIGIGLAINPTTELPEWSVKFSTTLDQVIVMSVIPGKSGQKYIESSHKKTQHTAEKLSSDGFKGVIEIDGGVNLENARACFIDGARSFVGGGSMVGRSNVRDAIHEFRQTLLQTRRSLLIKKANDLGGEELVQRWINLHLGEKRDKLLTIRQENASQ, from the coding sequence TTGGGTTTAAACTATTGCAAAATTAAAAAAAATGTCAAAACAGCACGTAATTTAGTCATAGATGGAACAACCGATGCTGGCTCTGGCCATCCGGGCGGTTCATTTTCTATGGCAGAGATTGTGGGAACATTGTTTGGAAAACACCTGAGATACGATCCCAAAAATCCATCATGGGAGGACAGGGATCGCCTTGTGCTCTCAAAAGGACATGCTGCACCAGGATTGTTTTCAAATCTTGCTGTTGCAGGATATTTTGATAGTTCGCAGCTTTTGACACTGCGTAAGTTTGAAAGTAAACTACAGGGACATCCTGATTTAAAATGTCCTGGCGTGGAATTTTGTGGAGGTTCACTTGGAATTGGACTCTCATTCTCACTTGGCGTTGCACTTGCAGGACGTATGGACAACAAAGACTATCATGTATATACAATAATGGGTGATGGAGAATCCAACGAAGGGCAGGTATGGGAAGCTGCAATGGCTGCATCTAAATTCAAAACGGATAATCTTACTGTAATATTGGATCGAAATTTTATTCAACAAGATTCGTTTACGGAAAAAATAATGCCGCTTGATGAGTGCCTCTTGGATGATAACATATCAAAGATGTGGAAAAATTCATCAAGGTGGCGTACGGGAGCAAAATGGAAAGCGTTTGGTTGGAATGTCATAGAGATAGACGGTCATCGTATAGAACAAATATCTGATGCAATAAACTCTGCAAAGAAAACAAAGGGTATGCCAACTATAATCATAGCACGTACCATAAAAGGTAAAGCGGTAGAACATATGGAAGATAATCCTGCATGGCACGGCAAGGCACCTGCATCAGATATTGCACCAATAATACGATCAGAACTTGATATGCAATTTTCAATCGCCCCATCTATAATCGCCGGAGATATGCAAAATTTGGACAAAGAGGTTGAAAGATGCGTTGACGCAAGAGCCGATATGATACACATGGATGTGATGGATGGAAAGTTTGTATCAAACAAGACATTTGGATATGAAAAACTAGCCCAGCTACGTCTTCTTACCGTAATACCATTTGATACGCATCTTATGATAAAAGAACCTCTAAAACATGTAAAAGAATATGCAGAGGCAGGTAGTGACATCATTACCGTACATGCAGAAGAATGTGATGAATACTCGTTTGGCGAGATACACGACTATCTACATTCAAACGATATAGGGATAGGTCTTGCCATAAACCCCACTACGGAACTACCAGAATGGTCTGTAAAGTTTTCCACGACATTAGATCAGGTGATAGTAATGTCTGTCATACCAGGCAAATCGGGTCAAAAATATATTGAATCTTCACACAAAAAAACACAACATACGGCAGAAAAATTATCATCTGATGGATTCAAAGGTGTCATCGAGATTGACGGTGGAGTAAATTTGGAGAATGCCAGAGCATGTTTTATTGACGGAGCACGCTCCTTTGTAGGAGGTGGCTCAATGGTGGGAAGATCTAACGTGCGTGATGCAATACACGAATTTAGACAAACTCTGCTTCAAACTAGGCGTTCATTATTGATTAAAAAAGCTAATGATCTTGGAGGTGAGGAATTAGTTCAAAGATGGATAAACCTGCACTTGGGAGAAAAACGTGACAAATTGTTGACAATACGACAGGAGAATGCATCACAATGA
- a CDS encoding Transketolase C-terminal subunit (tktA, tktB): protein MISKPQGDMRSAYGDALLKLGELNPNVVVLGADTTDSLKTSGFGKKYPERFFNVGIAEANMVSIAAGLAISGKTAFASTYAIFLPGRAVDQIRNAVCYPTRPDKKGLDVKLAVSHGGLSVGADGGSHQQLEDLAIMRSIPHMRVFMPADSVSVSAMTCTMASTYGPFYMRMARSKTPIIHQNETEFVPGGAITLRDGSDCTIAACGITVSMALDAAESLALDGISCRVLDVYSIKPINVKLLEKAARETGRIVTCEEHNIMGGFGSAVTESVAETYPVPIKRLGVQDSFGESCRDSEMPQLLAKHGITSLNIAHTIKELQST, encoded by the coding sequence ATGATCTCAAAACCACAAGGAGATATGCGAAGTGCGTACGGAGATGCATTATTAAAACTTGGAGAATTAAACCCAAACGTCGTGGTACTAGGCGCTGACACCACTGACTCGTTAAAGACATCTGGATTTGGCAAAAAATATCCAGAGCGCTTTTTCAACGTTGGAATAGCCGAGGCCAACATGGTATCAATAGCTGCAGGTCTTGCAATATCTGGAAAGACTGCATTCGCAAGCACGTATGCAATATTTCTTCCTGGACGTGCAGTGGATCAGATACGAAACGCTGTATGTTATCCGACGCGTCCAGATAAAAAAGGACTGGATGTGAAACTAGCTGTCTCGCACGGAGGACTCTCAGTTGGAGCCGATGGCGGCTCGCATCAACAGCTAGAAGATTTGGCAATAATGCGCTCAATACCGCATATGAGAGTGTTCATGCCTGCTGACTCTGTCTCAGTCTCTGCCATGACTTGCACGATGGCATCAACGTACGGACCATTTTACATGAGAATGGCGCGCTCTAAAACTCCGATAATCCACCAAAATGAGACCGAGTTTGTCCCGGGTGGTGCAATAACATTACGTGATGGATCTGACTGTACGATTGCTGCATGTGGTATTACAGTGTCGATGGCATTGGATGCAGCAGAATCCCTTGCATTGGATGGTATTTCATGTAGAGTGTTGGATGTTTATTCTATAAAACCGATAAACGTCAAACTACTTGAAAAGGCAGCTAGAGAGACTGGTCGCATTGTAACATGTGAGGAACACAACATAATGGGTGGATTTGGTTCTGCTGTAACAGAGTCTGTCGCCGAGACGTATCCTGTACCAATAAAACGTCTAGGTGTACAAGACTCGTTTGGTGAATCATGTCGTGATTCTGAGATGCCGCAGCTACTAGCCAAGCATGGAATTACCTCTCTTAATATAGCCCATACGATAAAAGAGTTGCAATCAACATGA
- a CDS encoding transaldolase, with protein sequence MKIFLDTANMEEIRKYNKMGLLDGITTNPTLLSREIGENPHTVMKDIAKLVGGDVSLEVISLKSEDMVKEGKTLRQYGQNVVVKCPMTGEGLRACAELTAQGIPVNITLIFSANQALLAAKAGARYVSPFIGRLDDIGQNGMQIIRDIRLIFSNYKMTTQILVASVRHPIHVLEAAKAGADVVTLPPAVLGKMLKHPLTDLGIEMFLADWKKTQN encoded by the coding sequence ATGAAAATATTTCTTGATACTGCAAACATGGAAGAGATACGCAAGTACAACAAGATGGGATTACTTGATGGCATCACTACAAACCCTACGCTACTATCTAGAGAGATTGGTGAGAATCCACATACGGTTATGAAAGATATTGCAAAACTAGTGGGCGGCGATGTGAGCTTGGAAGTCATAAGTTTGAAAAGTGAAGATATGGTAAAAGAAGGTAAAACACTTAGACAGTACGGACAAAACGTGGTGGTAAAATGTCCAATGACCGGAGAAGGATTGCGCGCATGTGCAGAGCTTACTGCACAAGGAATTCCTGTCAACATTACGTTGATCTTTTCAGCAAATCAAGCACTACTTGCTGCAAAGGCAGGAGCTAGATACGTCAGCCCATTCATAGGGCGACTTGACGACATTGGGCAAAATGGAATGCAGATCATACGTGATATTCGTCTGATATTTTCAAATTATAAAATGACAACGCAGATACTAGTAGCAAGTGTAAGACATCCTATACATGTACTAGAAGCTGCAAAGGCAGGAGCTGACGTTGTAACATTACCTCCAGCTGTTTTAGGAAAGATGTTAAAACATCCTCTGACAGACTTGGGAATAGAGATGTTTCTTGCAGACTGGAAAAAAACTCAAAACTAA
- a CDS encoding Phosphonate ABC transporter, periplasmic phosphonate-binding protein, whose product MKTAFICILAGLFISMMPIFVADAQEQTIPEWIKESMEYWVQGDTTDREFLDAITYLLDMGIIMVEPQPEIDELTIGFIPIEKAQSVSAQASAFESYLETKMAGVDIMITIPTDYETIIEGMRFGHIDAAFMDTGPAWIAHERTGAEVILAEVINGKINYQATVWALADDDSIQEISDLVGKRVAFTSITGSSGFIRPMGTLVTEGYVEIKGNDIISLEKTLDESFESHTFAGGYKGALTLLLNKNVDVAFGSDIAPQKYLKPQEQSKLRAVTTLGPVPSHVFVTSPNLPDSTIKSLTDALVDLNGMENNHILQDLYGAEALLPTTTEMHIGEFGTFINVLTGLDQLILDKYNKSK is encoded by the coding sequence ATGAAAACGGCATTTATATGCATTCTCGCAGGTTTATTCATCTCCATGATGCCAATATTTGTAGCAGATGCTCAAGAACAGACGATTCCAGAGTGGATAAAAGAATCTATGGAATATTGGGTACAAGGAGATACCACCGATCGGGAATTTCTGGATGCAATAACGTATCTACTAGATATGGGAATTATTATGGTTGAACCACAGCCTGAAATTGATGAATTGACCATCGGATTCATACCTATTGAAAAAGCCCAAAGCGTATCTGCACAGGCTAGCGCCTTTGAATCATACTTGGAGACCAAAATGGCAGGAGTGGATATAATGATTACAATACCTACAGATTATGAGACCATAATAGAGGGCATGAGATTTGGTCATATCGATGCTGCATTTATGGATACAGGACCTGCATGGATAGCCCACGAGAGAACAGGTGCAGAGGTCATACTTGCAGAGGTAATTAATGGAAAGATAAACTATCAGGCAACGGTTTGGGCTCTAGCTGACGATGACAGTATACAAGAGATCTCTGATCTAGTCGGAAAACGTGTTGCATTTACCAGTATAACTGGCTCATCTGGATTTATTCGACCTATGGGTACACTCGTTACAGAAGGTTATGTGGAAATAAAAGGCAATGATATCATCTCTCTAGAGAAAACACTAGACGAATCTTTTGAATCACATACGTTTGCTGGAGGATACAAGGGAGCTTTAACACTACTACTCAACAAAAATGTGGACGTTGCATTTGGATCTGATATTGCACCACAAAAATATCTTAAACCTCAAGAACAATCAAAACTTCGAGCAGTAACTACGTTAGGACCTGTACCATCTCATGTATTCGTGACTAGCCCAAATCTACCTGATTCTACAATCAAATCTCTTACAGATGCACTAGTAGATCTTAATGGCATGGAGAATAACCACATATTACAAGACTTGTATGGAGCTGAAGCGCTGTTGCCTACAACGACAGAGATGCACATTGGAGAGTTTGGAACATTTATCAATGTCCTTACTGGTCTAGATCAGCTGATCTTGGACAAATACAACAAGTCCAAATAA
- a CDS encoding phosphate ABC transporter ATPase produces MNGVWAYYNKNHPILCNVNMSIERGSNYAIVGKSGSGKSTLLRVINGMMLAAKGAVSVDYIHPNLRDKKFRTKMTKIGYIPQNLGLVRNTSVLDNVLIGTLPRISIARSLLRIFPEKEIEYAKHVLEIVGLDGKEERHTHMLSGGERRRVAIARALAQKPILLLADEIVSELDMATAYGIMDIISEAQKKFQLTAIMVHHDINLALKYADRVAVINEGKKVLEIGVDGDNIVDFQTGDLTQKQILEMYND; encoded by the coding sequence ATGAACGGCGTGTGGGCATATTACAACAAAAATCATCCTATATTATGTAATGTAAACATGTCAATAGAGCGAGGATCAAATTATGCCATAGTAGGCAAGTCTGGTTCAGGCAAATCCACACTACTTCGTGTAATAAACGGTATGATGTTGGCTGCAAAAGGGGCAGTATCTGTAGACTATATCCATCCGAATCTACGTGATAAAAAATTCCGTACAAAGATGACAAAAATCGGATACATTCCACAAAATCTTGGCCTAGTACGAAATACTTCTGTACTAGACAATGTTCTTATCGGAACATTACCGCGCATTAGTATAGCACGATCTCTTCTTCGAATTTTTCCAGAAAAAGAGATTGAATATGCAAAACACGTACTAGAGATTGTGGGTCTTGATGGAAAAGAAGAGAGACATACACATATGCTAAGCGGTGGGGAGAGACGTCGTGTTGCAATAGCTAGAGCCCTTGCACAAAAACCAATATTGTTGCTAGCTGATGAAATTGTATCTGAACTTGACATGGCTACTGCATACGGCATAATGGACATTATATCAGAAGCGCAGAAAAAATTCCAACTGACAGCTATAATGGTACATCATGATATCAATTTAGCTCTAAAGTATGCAGACAGAGTTGCAGTCATCAACGAAGGTAAAAAGGTGTTGGAGATTGGTGTTGATGGAGATAATATTGTAGACTTTCAAACAGGCGATCTAACACAAAAACAGATACTGGAGATGTATAATGATTGA
- a CDS encoding phosphonate ABC transporter inner membrane subunit (phnE), whose product MSPKGNLVTCITIAIVVVAMSANIGANPLDFIDGAPNLMIIAKEMTNIDPKLLDTAFWAMLETLQMAFVGTIAGVVMGLPLSLLSSRNISSRWVYIPIRSLLAAIRTFPSILWAILFVIVVGTGTFAGVLAITLYTIGFVTKLQYETIESIDADPMEAVSSIGVSKWQLVRYVVIPESATHILGHALYMFDYNVRQTSILGLVGAGGIGFYIITYIKYFDYGSAMIFMAVVLVTVLSIDWISVRVRDAYVVKPQKGTSAK is encoded by the coding sequence TTGAGTCCAAAAGGTAATCTTGTAACATGCATTACAATTGCAATAGTGGTTGTGGCAATGTCTGCAAATATCGGAGCAAATCCACTTGACTTTATAGATGGTGCTCCTAACCTGATGATCATCGCAAAAGAGATGACAAATATAGATCCAAAATTGTTAGATACTGCGTTTTGGGCAATGTTGGAGACGCTGCAGATGGCATTTGTTGGAACTATAGCAGGCGTTGTAATGGGGTTGCCACTAAGTCTGCTCTCTTCAAGAAACATCTCTTCAAGATGGGTCTATATCCCAATTCGTTCTCTACTTGCGGCCATACGTACATTTCCATCCATATTGTGGGCGATATTATTTGTCATAGTGGTTGGTACTGGAACATTTGCCGGTGTTTTGGCTATAACCTTGTATACTATTGGATTTGTGACAAAGCTCCAATATGAAACAATAGAGTCAATCGATGCAGATCCGATGGAGGCAGTCTCTTCTATTGGTGTATCAAAATGGCAGCTTGTAAGATATGTGGTTATACCAGAATCTGCCACACATATTTTGGGGCATGCATTGTATATGTTTGATTATAATGTCAGGCAGACTAGCATACTTGGACTTGTAGGAGCTGGGGGCATTGGATTTTACATTATAACATATATCAAATATTTTGATTATGGTAGTGCCATGATATTCATGGCAGTTGTTTTGGTTACTGTCTTGTCAATAGATTGGATTAGTGTGAGAGTTCGAGATGCATATGTAGTAAAACCACAAAAAGGAACAAGTGCAAAATAA
- a CDS encoding Transposase: protein MQKQASSKDVRRWHRSILSKIRRAIHKRYVILVQDEAIFTENGIHYAKYWTNVGERLIVPYNGKHQKFIVFGVVGPDGRSLFRSYDKFTSKTFVKFLKTVRAAYGRVMIIADQATQHTSRKVRNYLAECNGDIKLDYFPTASPYLSAIERCWGMCKLETIHSEYYETVWDMRSAVMNYLRTMVFKMDIFTFFKRRVIV, encoded by the coding sequence ATGCAAAAGCAGGCATCATCCAAAGATGTTCGTAGATGGCATAGATCTATTTTAAGCAAGATTAGGCGTGCAATCCATAAAAGATACGTGATACTTGTGCAAGATGAGGCCATATTTACAGAGAATGGAATACATTATGCAAAATACTGGACAAATGTTGGAGAACGGTTGATTGTTCCATATAATGGAAAACATCAAAAATTTATTGTGTTTGGTGTTGTAGGTCCAGACGGAAGATCATTGTTTAGATCATATGACAAGTTTACTAGTAAGACATTTGTTAAATTCCTCAAAACAGTACGAGCTGCATACGGACGTGTGATGATCATAGCGGATCAGGCAACCCAGCATACATCACGAAAGGTTCGAAATTATCTAGCAGAATGTAACGGTGATATAAAACTGGATTACTTTCCTACAGCTTCTCCGTATCTGAGTGCTATTGAGAGATGTTGGGGAATGTGTAAATTGGAAACTATTCATTCTGAATACTATGAAACAGTCTGGGATATGAGATCAGCTGTGATGAATTATCTTAGAACCATGGTATTCAAGATGGATATATTCACGTTTTTCAAAAGACGGGTTATTGTTTAA
- a CDS encoding phosphatase PAP2 family protein — translation MYSLAFDIRSRSTVILASAFVLWSLLVIYGGTEWFDFPISEFFGDATREGPLDLFMRSLTEIGDVFYMLGFAIVLIIIRPTRKIGITLLILLVLTTLVTGYVKCGVDRERPEPETSSAFPIDISQDTFSLFCAGSFDASYPSGHASRAAALGTVLAIALATKFPRVAPILLLYPVMMSISRVYVLQHYPSDVIGGVLLGVLFAGVVSKMTHIDASKSKTF, via the coding sequence GTTTTATGGTCTCTTTTAGTCATATATGGTGGAACAGAATGGTTTGACTTTCCAATATCAGAATTTTTTGGTGATGCAACGCGCGAGGGACCATTGGATCTGTTTATGAGATCATTGACTGAGATTGGTGATGTATTTTACATGCTTGGTTTTGCCATAGTGTTAATCATAATACGTCCTACACGTAAAATAGGAATCACCTTGCTCATACTGTTGGTTCTCACTACTCTAGTTACAGGATATGTAAAGTGTGGTGTTGACAGAGAGAGGCCAGAGCCTGAAACATCTTCTGCATTTCCCATAGACATTAGTCAAGATACGTTTTCACTCTTTTGTGCTGGCAGCTTTGATGCATCATATCCTTCTGGGCATGCATCTAGAGCTGCAGCACTAGGTACTGTTTTGGCAATAGCTCTTGCAACAAAATTTCCAAGAGTTGCACCCATATTATTATTATATCCAGTCATGATGTCGATTAGTCGTGTCTATGTTTTACAACATTATCCATCAGATGTAATCGGCGGAGTGTTGTTGGGGGTATTGTTTGCAGGTGTCGTATCAAAAATGACGCATATCGATGCATCAAAGTCCAAGACTTTCTAA